In Bacteroides coprosuis DSM 18011, the following are encoded in one genomic region:
- a CDS encoding Cobalamin synthase (COGs: COG0368 Cobalamin-5-phosphate synthase~HAMAP: Cobalamin (vitamin B12) biosynthesis CobS, cobalamin-5-phosphate synthase~InterPro IPR003805~KEGG: bfr:BF2487 cobalamin 5'-phosphate synthase~PFAM: Cobalamin (vitamin B12) biosynthesis CobS, cobalamin-5-phosphate synthase~SPTR: Cobalamin synthase;~TIGRFAM: Cobalamin (vitamin B12) biosynthesis CobS, cobalamin-5-phosphate synthase~IMG reference gene:2504106908~PFAM: Cobalamin-5-phosphate synthase~TIGRFAM: cobalamin 5'-phosphate synthase/cobalamin synthase), which yields MIKDIAAALQFFTRLPFYKLKIFNVPAEHFKQAINYWPVIGWLTAGVMSMTLWFSSYIFPYPIAIILAILSRLLLTGALHEDGLSDFFDGLGGGTTRERVLEIMKDSHIGTYGVLSHIIYFLLLFQCLSALPIETAALAILVADPLAKLISSYINKVLPYARTEETSKAKVVYGKMSVSTFIIAHLFGLLPLILLIPYAIWWVALFPILTFLLIAVILKRRIQGYTGDCCGASFLLCEISIYLGILLALNI from the coding sequence ATGATAAAAGATATTGCTGCTGCACTACAGTTTTTCACAAGACTTCCTTTCTACAAACTTAAGATTTTTAATGTTCCAGCAGAACACTTCAAGCAGGCAATTAACTATTGGCCTGTCATCGGTTGGCTGACGGCTGGGGTAATGTCTATGACATTGTGGTTTAGCAGCTATATCTTTCCTTATCCCATTGCTATTATCCTAGCTATCCTATCTCGATTGCTACTTACTGGAGCATTACATGAAGATGGGTTATCTGATTTTTTTGATGGTTTAGGTGGGGGTACTACTCGTGAAAGAGTACTTGAAATTATGAAAGATTCTCATATTGGTACGTACGGCGTACTAAGTCATATCATCTACTTTTTATTACTCTTTCAGTGCTTATCTGCACTACCAATAGAAACAGCAGCACTTGCAATATTAGTTGCTGATCCGTTAGCAAAATTAATATCCTCTTACATAAATAAAGTTCTACCCTATGCACGAACAGAAGAAACTAGTAAAGCCAAAGTGGTTTATGGAAAAATGTCTGTTTCTACTTTTATTATAGCACACCTCTTTGGACTATTACCTCTTATTTTATTAATACCCTATGCTATATGGTGGGTTGCTCTTTTCCCTATCCTCACATTTCTGCTTATCGCTGTCATTTTGAAAAGAAGAATTCAAGGCTATACGGGAGATTGTTGTGGAGCATCCTTCCTTCTTTGTGAAATTTCCATTTATTTGGGTATCTTACTAGCATTAAATATTTAA